The following nucleotide sequence is from Candidatus Dormiibacterota bacterium.
GTTTGCCACGATGGGGCGCGGGGTCAAGGGCTGTGGCCCGTTGCACGTACGCGTCACCGATAAAGGAATGAGCATCATCGCGCGTCAGGAGACTCCCGACCGGCGAGCGGGCCGAGCCGGCCACGCCGCCCGTCCGCGGCGTCTCGTGCTTACCGCGGGCGACGTGATCCTGGTGGTGGTCATCAACGCCGCCCTCGTGGTCGCGATGTGGGTGCGGCACGGCGCCTTGAATCAGCTCGGCAGCCCATCCGCAAAGCTGACCGCCGCCGGCCAGCTGACGGCCCTGGTCGGCACCTACGCCGCGCTCGTCCAGGTCCTGTTGATGTCACGCAGCCCGTGGCTCGAACGCCGCTTCGGGATGGACGGCCTTGCCCAATGGCACCGGTGGCTGGGCTTCAGCGTCACGATCCTGATCAGCGGCCACGTGATCCTCACGACCACCGGCTATGCCTTTGGCAACGGCAATTCCGTCCTCGCGGAGGCCTGGAACCTGGTGACGACCTATCCCTATGTCCTGATGGCGACCGCGGCCACCGGCCTGTTGATCATGGTCGCCGTCACGTCCCTTCGGTTGGCGCGTCGGCGACTGACCTGGGAGACCTGGCGGTTCCTGCACCTCTACGCCTACCTGGCCATCGCGCTCGCCTTCGGCCATGAGCTGGCCGTCGGAACCGACTTCACGGATGACGCGATCGCCCGCTGGTACTGGATTGCCCTGTACGTGGCGGTTGGCCTTTGCCTTCTCGCTTTCCGCGTGGGCCATCCGTGGCGAATGAGCCTTCGCCATCACCTGCGCGTGACGCAGATCGTTCCCGAGGCGCCCGGCGTGGTTTCGCTCTATGTCACCGGGCGCGAGTTGGATCAGCTCCAGGCACGTGCCGGCCAGTATTTTCGGTGGCGTTTTTTGACGCGCGACGGCTGGTGGCGGACACACCCGTTCTCGCTCTCGGCTCCGCTCAACAACCGGTTTCTCCGCCTCACGGTCAAGGGCATCGGCGACGATAGCCGCGGGTTGCAGGGTCTCCACCCGGGCACGCGGGTCGCCGTCGAGGGCCCCTACGGGCTTTTCACCGCGCAGCGGCAGCGTCGCCCGAAGGTGCTCTTGGTCGCCGGCGGCATCGGCATCACGCCCCTCCGGGCCTTGATCGAGGAGATCCCCGCGAAGAAAAACGCCATCGCGCTTATCTATCGCGCACGGTCCTGGGAGGATGTTGTCTTCCGCGATGAGCTGGAGAAGCTCATCCGCGATCGCCGTGGAGCGATTCATTATCTGATTGGTCAGCGAGGCACGCCGGAGCTCCCGGAGGACCCGCTGTCCGAGCAGACGCTCCGGCGGCTGGTCCCCGACGTGGCGTCGCGCGACATCTTCGTCTGCGGGCCGGCATCGATGATGGAGCGGGTGCAGGGGATCCTCCGAGCTCTGGGCGTTCCTGAGCAGCAAATCCATTTCGAGCGCTTCGCGCTGCTGTGAGGCCGATCATGCCAACCCGCGCCGCCGTTGCCATCGTCGCCACCGGCATCGCGGTCGTGCTGCTCTTCAGTTTCAAGACGCCGGCGCAGGCGCGACCGCGCATCCCGGCTGCCGATGTCTCCCAGGCAAGCCTAACTCCCACAGCATCGGCGACGCCGAGTGACTCCAGCGCGCCGACGCCCACGCCGTCGCCCACCGGCGCGACGTATAAAGACGGGCAGTACACCGGTCAGGACTTCCCCAACCAGTTCGGCGATACCCAGGTGAAGGTGACGATCGTCGGCGGACGAATCACCGACGTGCAGGCGCTGCAGCTGCCGTTCGACCGGCAGCGGTCGGCGGAGATAAGCCAGTACGCCTCCCCGCGGCTACAGGACGAGGTTTTGCAAGCGCAGACTGCCCAGATCGACAGCCTCTCCGGCGCGACCTATACAAGCGACTCGTATGCCCAGTCCGTGCAATCCGCGCTCGACCAGGCCCATGGTTGAGACGGTGACCCGCCGCGTACGGGTCGAGCACATCATGGGAACCGCGATTTCGATCGACCTCCGGGACGCCGGAGTCGAGGACGAGGCGGTAGAGGGAGCGTTCGATTGGTTGCGAGAGGTGGATGCGCGGTTCAGCCCCTTCCAACCAGAGAGTGAGATCAGCCGTCTCGGCCGCGGTGAGTTGACACTCGAAGAGTGCGCGGTCGACGTGGGCGAGGTGGTGTCGCAGTGCGAGGATTTACGCCTCGAGACCGGCGGCGTGTTCAACGCCTGGCGCTGGCGACCGGACGGCCGGCTCGATCCCTCGGGCCTGGTGAAGGGATGGTCTGTGGAGCGTGCCGCGGCGCTGCTCGCGCGTGCCGGCGCGCGTAACTTTTGTATCAACGCCGGGGGCGACATCGTGGTCCGCGGTAAGCCCGAGCCGGGGCGTTCATGGCGGATCGGCATCCGCCATCCGCGGGATGCAACGGCGCTCGCGGCCATGCTCCATGCGACGGATCTGGCGGTTGCAACGAGCGGGAACTACGAGCGAGGTGACCACATCCGCGACGCACGGACCGGGATGCCGAACGGAGAGTTGCTCAGCCTGACCGTGGCCGGCCCGAGCCTGACGCTGGCCGATGCCTATGCCACCGTGGGTTTTGCGATGGGCATCGCCGGTGTCGCATGGGTAGCCGGTCGATCAGGCTATTCGCCATATGCGGTGACGCGCGAAGGCCGCGTGAAGTACACGGACCCCTTCGCGGCGCTCCTGGCGACTGCCGACTAAGCCGTCGAGCCCGACGTCAGCGCCACCAGGGCGTGCGCGCTGCGTCCGCGGCGCGAGCCACCGGCTCCTTGAGGTCGTCCTCGAGCCGCGCCAGGTTCTGCGCCCGCAGTGACACGTGGTCGGCGTCCTCCTTCGGCGGCTGCAGTGCGAGCCGGTCGGCCAGGTGCGCGAAGCCGTCGAGCAGGATGCCCACTGCGCGCGTACGGCGCGGGCGCCGCCCGGGCAATCGCCGGCCTGGTACCGCAGCCGCGTCGAAATGACATCGAGCAGATCGCCAGCCAGAATTGCATGGTTCCCGGCGGCAAGCAGGAAGCCGGCAGTCTGCGGGTCGAGCGAGGTCGCCGACCGCTCATTGAGGAAGGCATCGAACGCCACGCCGGCGCGGCTGTGGAGGACCAGCGTGTTGAAGGCGAGAACCGGCGGAATGACGATGGCGGCGCGCGCGGCGCGCCGTAGCGCGGCGAAGCCCGATCGGCCGACGCCGCAACCGAGAGCTTCGGACGTCGCGACGGAGCTGGCGTCTCGGTGGTGGCGATATCGGTGCCGCTGGCGTCCACCCGCTATTCGTACACCAGTTGGGCGAGGAGGGGGCTCACTCGAAAGTAGGGTGACGGAGAAGCCTCAAACCGGTACAGTCAAAACATGACGGGTCTCATCCCGGTAATCATTACGACCTTCCTGGCCTCGGCGGTGGAAGCGATCGAGATGGTCACGATCGTCGTCGGTGTCGGCGCGACGCGCGGGTGGCGCTCGACCCTGATCGGCGCCGCGTCCGGCTTTGGGGTGCTGGCGGTGGTGGTAGTCGTGGCCGGGGCCGCGCTCAGTCGGGTGCCGATCGGACCGCTGCGCTTGATTGTCGGCGCCCTGTTGCTCACCTTCGGGCTCCAGTGGTTTCGCAAGGGCATCAGGCGCGTTGCTGCGCGGGGGCTCGCCGGCATCGGCGGCCAGGACCCGCATGAGGCCGCCGAGTGGACGGGCCCCGGCATGGACTGGACTGCCTGGTTTCTCGCCTTCAAAGGCGTCGTGCTGGAGGGGCTTGAGGTCGCCTTCATCGTGGTCACCTTCGGCGCGGGCGCAAACCACCTGATCGGTGCGGCGATCGGCGGCGTCGGCGCGGTGATCATCGTCGGCGGGCTCGGACTTGCCCTCCACCAGAGTGTTCGACGGATTCCACGCAGCCTGCTCCAGCTGATCGTTGGAGTTCTTCTCACCACCTTCGGCACCTTCTGGGCGATCGAGGGTCTGGGGATCGACTGGCCTGGTGGTGACGCCGCGATTCCGGGATTGCTGGTCCTGTACGTGGCGACGGCTCTGACCTACATCACGCTCGAGCGGAACCGCGCTCTGGGCCTTCGGCCGGCGGTATAGGCGATGCCCCCACCGTTTTCCTGGATCGCGGCGGTCGCACGCTTCCTGTGGGACTTCATCGTTGGGGATGACTGGACCGTGGCGGCTGCCGTCGCCATCGGACTGGTCCTGTCGGCCATCCTGAACGTCAACCACATTGCCGCGTGGTGGCTGATTCCGGTGATCGTCCTGGCGATGCTGGGCGTCAGCCTCCGGCGGGCGAGCTCAAAAAAGCGGTGAGCGTCATCGCCGTCGTTGGGCTGGCCACGATGGGCATGAACCTCGCCCGCAACCTTGCGCGAAATGGGTTCGGCGTTTCCGTCTACAACCGCACCACGTTGCGCGTTGACGACTTCATGAAGCAGTTCGGGGCGGAGGGCGCGTTCACAGCGGCCCATACGCCGCAGGAACTGGCGGCCCAGTTGGAGAAGCCGCGCAGGATCCTGATGATGGTCAAGGCCGGGCCCCCGGTCGACGAGACCATCGATCACCTTGTACCGCATCTGGAGGCGGGCGACATTCTCATCGACGGCGGCAACTCGTACTTCCTCGACACCGTGCGGCGGGGCAAGGCGCTGGAGGCACGCGGTCTTCGCTTCATCGGCACGGGCGTCTCGGGCGGGGAGGAAGGGGCGTTGCTCGGGCCCAGCATCATGCCGGGTGGCGCGCGCGACGCGTATCAGCGGGTGGAGCCGATGCTTACCAAGATCAGCGCCCACGTCGACGGCGAACCGTGTTGCACCTACATCGGTCCGGACGGCGCCGGCCATTACGTCAAGATGGTCCACAACGGCATCGAGTACGCCGACATTCAGCTGATCGCCGAGGCCTACGACCTGCTCAGCCACGCGCTCAACCTTGGTGCGGAAGAGCTCTCGCGCATCTTTGCCGAATGGAACAGGGGCGACCTCGAGTCGTACCTGATCCAGATCACGTCCGAGGTGCTGGCTAAGCGCGATCGCGCGACCGGCCGGCCGCTCGTCGACGTCATCCTCGACGAGGCAGTGCAGAAAGGCACGGGCAAGTGGGCGTCGCAATCGGCACTCGACCTGGGGATCCCGGTGACCACCATCACCGAGGCGGTCTTCGCCCGATTCCTGTCGGCGCTCAAGGCCGACCGGCAACTCGCCTCACGGACGCTTGCCGGCCCGAACGGCGCGATGCGGGATGCCGCGCCCGGCTCGCTGGTTGACGACGTGCGCAGCGCGCTCTACGCCTCGAAGATGGTGGCCTATGCGCAGGGATTTGAGCAGATGCAAGCGGCATCCAACGAGTACGGCTGGGACCTGAAGCTGGGGGCGATCGCCCGGATCTGGCGCGGCGGCTGCATCATTCGCGCCCGCTTCCTCAACCGGATCACGGATGCCTATGCGGCAGAGCCCGCGTTGAAGAACCTCCTCCTGGCGCCCTACTTCCGCGACGCGATGGCGTCGGCGCAGGATGCCTGGCGGCGGGTACTCGGCGTCGCGGTCGACCGCGGGATCCCGGTGCCGGCATTCTCGTCGTCGCTCGCTTACTACGACGCCTATCGGCGGGACCGCTTGCCCGCGAACCTCGTGCAGGGCCTCCGCGACTACTTTGGGGCCCATAGCTACAAGCGGGTCGACCGGGAAGGGTCGTTCCATACACGCTGGGCTCAGGATGGGGAGGAGGTGCCGATCCCGTAGGTGAAGGTGACGCCGGTTCCGGTACATATACGGATCGCGGGGCTACATGGGTTCATCTACAGGAACGGAAAGCCCGGATCGGGCCTGGACTCGACAGGCTTGCTGCCTCGTCGCCGCCGCGGTAGTCGGCCTGGTGTTGCTGCTGCAAGCGGTCTTCGCCTTCGTTTTTGGGCAGCGGGATAACCTGCCGATCGTCGCAGCAACCCCGAAATCAAAATTAGACCCGAGCTAGCTCTCGGCGCGAAGCTGCGTAAGGAGCGGCGAGCCGATCAGGGCATCGGCCGTCGCGCTGTTCGTCGCCAGCGGTACGTTGGCCACGTTGCAGATCCGGAGTAGCGTCTGGATGTCCGGGTCGTGAGGATGCTGTCCGAGCGGATCAACCATGAAGATCACGGCGTCGACGTTGCCTTCCACCACCCGGTTTGCGATCTGGACGTCGCCGCCGACGGGGCCTGATTCGAGACACTCGACCTCGAGCCCGACTTTTTCCACCAGCAGCTTGCCCGTCGAGCTCGTGGCAACGAGCTTGAACTCGGCCAGGCGGTCGCGATTGAACACCGCGAACGCAACGAGGTCCGCTTTCTTTCCGTCGTGGGCGATGATCGCCAGTCGGGACGTCTTTGGCATGGGCGTGCAGTCTACAGGCCGGCGGTTAAACGCAGGTTAAAGACGCTCAAAGTCGGGGCCGAGCTCTGCCGTGCCACACTAGGTCTGTGGCGGAACCGGTGCCGGCGCTGCTCTTCGACCTCGATGGAACCCTGGTCGATAGTGTCTATCAGCACGTGCTCGCATGGCACGAGGTGCTTGCAAAAGCCGGCATGGAGCTGTCCGTCTGGCGGATCCACCGGCGCATCGGGATGAGCGGTGGCCTCTTCGTCAACGCGTTGCTGCGCGAGACCGGCAAGAAGCTCAGCGCTGAGGAGGCGAAGCGCCTTCTCGCCCAACACGCCGAGGCCTTCGTAGGCCGGCTCGGCGAGGTCCGCCCACTGCCCGGGGCCCACGACCTGCTGAGCAGGCTGACCCGGCAGAACGTGCCGTGGGCGATCGCCACCAGCGGCAGCACCAAGACCGCAGGTCCATCGATCAAGTTGCTCGGCGTGGAGCCGAAGGTCGTGATCACCCGCGAGGACGTGGCCCATGCCAAGCCCGACCCTGACCTGTTCCTGGCGGCCGCCGCTCGTCTGGGGGTCGACATCGCTCACTCGATCGTTTTCGGCGACAGCGTCTGGGACCTGTTGGCCGCACAGCGGGCGCGCGCGTTGGGCGTCGGGTTGCTGTCGGGCGGCTACGGTCGGGAGGAGTTGCAGCAGGCCGGTGCCTACCGGGTCTACGAGGATCCGCGTGACCTGCTGCTGCACCTCGACGAAGTCGGCGTACGAGAACCAGCGGGTGAGCCCGCTGCCGCCGGCGCAGCGGGGGGTACCCCGATTGTTAGGGCATCCCGCTAGGCTGATGCTCCCATGCTTAATTTCCTCGCACGCAACCTCGACAGCGTGCTGGCCACCTATGGCTACCTCGCGGTCTTCTTCTTCGTGGGCATCGAGAGTATCGGCATTCCGGTTCCGGGGGAAACGATGCTGGTCACCGCCGCTATTTACGCGGGGACAACGGGCAAGCTCTCGATCTTCTGGGTGATCGTCGCCTCCTCGGCTGGTGCGATCGTCGGGGACAACATCGGGTACGTAATCGGCCGCACCGGCGGCTACCGGCTGCTCAAACGGTACGGGCGTTACATCCGTCTGGAGGAAAAGCGCCTGAGGCTCGGTCAATACCTGTTCCACAAACACGGGCCCAAAGTGGTGTTCTTCGGGCGATTCGTTTCTGTGCTGCGCATCTTTGCGGCCTTCCTTGCCGGCGTCAACCGCATGCACTGGCGCCGCTTCCTGATCTTCAATGCGGCGGGCGGCATCATCTGGTCAACGATCTACGGCGTCGCCGCTTACCTGCTGGGCCAGCAGTTGCTCCGGCTCTCGGGCACGGTCGACGCGGTACTGGCGGTCGTCGGCGTCATCGTGATCATCGCGGTCATCGTCTTTCTGCGGCGCAATGAGGCGCGGCTGCAGCGCGAGGCCGATGCCGCGATGCCGGGACGGGTCGAAGCGGCGCGCTAGCGGGACCGGCGGCGTTCGGTCTCGAAGAGCTTGGCCAGCAGCTGCAGCAGCTGTTTCTGCTCAGCCGGCGTCAGCCGGTCGAGGAAATGCGGCGGCTTGGCCAGCAGCTCCTCTAGCGCCGCACGGAGCCGTTCGCCCGCCGGCGTCAGCGCCAGCAGGCGAAAGCGCCGATCCGAGGCATCCGCGCGGCGCTCGACCAAGCCGCGCTCCTCGAGTGAGTCTGCCAGGGACGTGATATTGGACGGATCGTAGTGGAGCCGGCGGGCGAGCTCACGCTGCGACTCCGGCTTGGCCAGCTCCCGAATCAGCTTGCCCTGGGAAAGGGAGAGGTCGCACTCGGCGACTCGGGCCGTGAAATCGTCGCGCAGGCTGGCAAAGGCATCGTCCCGGAGCAGGCTCCAGAGCGCCTCTTTGGGTTTTCTTTCAACTTTGACGGCCATGATGGGAATATACCCCGGCCATCAATGGTTTACTCACTATGTGAATGGTTCAATGACCGTGACAAGCATTGGAGGAAGAGCAATGACGTTTGTTCCCTACTGGATCGATGCCGCAAAAGCCAAGGAAACCATCGAGGCCGGCCAGGCGATCGTGCTGGACGTGACCTCCCCATTCATCGAGAGCGCCGTCCGGGGAAGGATCCCTGGGGCGGTTCGGGTGTCACCACGAGACCTCCTCGACGTGAATCGGCACGCCGCCGATGTCGTCAAGGGGCTGCCCGGCCTTTCCCATGACAAGACCATCATTGCCTACTGCACCTGCGCGGATGAGGATGCCAGCGCTCGGCTGACGCGAGTCCTGCGGGGCGAGGGCTATGACGCGTGGATGCTCGAGGGCGGATTGCCGGCGTGGCGCGCGGCGGGTTATCCGATGGAGCTCAACCAGGCAGCCTGACGGCCGTCAGGGGCTTGGCTGCGAGATCCCGATCAGGTTGCCTTCGCTGTCCTTGAACCATGCGGCCCGGGCATAGCCCACGTCGGCGATCCCGTCCGTCGTCTTGAGCCCTGGGCTGTCGTATTCCTCGAAGGTGAGACCGCGGGAACGAAGCTCCTTGACCGCCGCCACCACGTCCTCGACCATCAGCGCCATCTGGGTGTGGGCGCCGGACGCCACGCCGCCACTGCGGAAGAGCCGGAACCTCGTGCCGTCCGCGAGGCGGTAGCGGAGACCGATCCGCTCCTCGCTGGTCGGTGTCAATCCGAGCTTTTCGGCGTAAAAGGCCCTCGCGCGCTCGAGATCCTTGGCGGGGATCGTCGACTCGACCAGCGCGCGCTCCAGGATGCCCACGTCCTTCGGGCTATGATACGGCGCCGCCAGCGCGATAATCAGAGGATGGCGCGTGCGGTGTGGTCGGGAACCATCAGCTTCGGCCTGGTCAGCGTGCCGGTGCGCCTATACCCGGCAACCCGACGGAAGGACGTTCGCTTTCACGAGATCGATCGGTCGAGCGGGCAGCGGATCCGCCACCAGAAGGTGATCGAGGTTGCCGCCGCCACCCCAACCCTCCCAGAACGTCTCAAACGCTCGCTTGGCACTAAAGCGCCGCTCGCGTGGGCCGACGGGCCCGGCGGGGGGAGGGTCGGGGTGGGGGGTGACCCGACGCCCCGCCCGGTCACCCGGGACGATGTCGTCAAGGGGTTCGAGGTCGCCAAGGACCGCTATGTCACGGTCGATCGCGAGGAGCTGGAGGAGCTCGCCCCCGAACGAACCCGGACCATCGACGTCGAGCAGTTCGTCGACGCGTCCGCGGTCGACCCGATCTACTTCGACGTCAGCTATTACGCCGTGCCCGACCGGGATTACGAGCGTGCCTATGGGTTGTTGGTCGATGCCATGCGGGACACCGGGAAGATGGCGATCTGCTGGTTCGTGCTGCGCCGCAAGCGATACCTTGCCGCGCTTCGTCCGCATGGCCGGCTCATGGTGCTGACCACCATGTTCCATGCCGACGAGATCCTGCCGGCAGCTGGCCTCGAACCGTCCAAGCCCGCGGACCTAAGGAAGAACGAACGCGAGATGGCGTCGCTGTTGATCAACACCCTATCCGGACCTTTCGAGCCCGAGCGTTATCCCGATGCGTATCGCCAGCGCCTCACTGCGCTGATCGAAGGCCGGGCCGCCTCTGCCCGCCCGGCGGGAATCGGGGTGCCGGCGGGCACCGGAGTGCAGGACCTGATGTCAGCGCTGCGGGCCAGCGTCGAGCAAGCGCGGCAGGCGTCCAAGAACCGCGGGAAGCCGGCGGCGCGGCGCAAGCGAAAGAGCGCCTGAGGCTCGAACCGGTCGGATCGGAATCGCCGTTAGCTGGCTAGGCGCCAGTCAGCCGGGCCACCCACCTCGTCGAGGAGCCAGTTGGGGTTGCCCGGATGTCGGACAAAGGTCCAGTATTCGGTAAAGCCATCTGGAATTGGTGTGCCGGTGGGCATCCGTCCGCTACGTTCGTCCAGGGCGCCAATGACGACGGTGCCCTCGAACTCGACGGTGATGATGTCGGCGTCAGGTTCGACAAGAATCCGGGCAATGCTCGCGGTGTCGATATCGAGCCGAGTGAGCACGGTCCGGCGATGCCGGGCTGACTGGGCGTCCGCGCGCGCCTTCCATTGGTTGTACATGAGGTCGGTGAGCTGGGTCCGGAACGACTCCAGCGTGCGGTCGGCCCGGGCCTTCTGCAGGGTCATGAAGGTGGCCTTTGCCTGGTTAAGGAACGACGCGTCGTCGAACGAGGGATCGCGGGCAAGCAGCTGCTGCCGGGACTGGGCTGTCACCGACTGCCCGCTGACCTTGGCGAGCCGCTGAATATCGTCGTCGGTGTCAAACGGGTCCTTCTCAAGCGGGGGGAATTTGGGCATTTGGGGTATATCGCCGACCTGCGGAATTCCCTGCGTCCTTTACTCAGCGGTCGGGGTGATCGCTGGGGGTCGCACTATAGGAGACCCAGGGGCCGCGCCGGCCGCCGTGGCGGTCGTAGAAACGCTGGGCGCCCTGGTTGTCAGCGGCGGTGACCCAATCAAGTCGGGCGTAACCGTGCACCGTTGCGTAAGCCAGGCTGGCGTCGAAGAGCGCCGCGCCGACGCCACGATTGCGAAGGGAGGGGTCGACAAAGAGGTCGTTCATGACGAGGATGCGCTCGGCGACCAGCGTGTCGAGACAGGCGTACAGGCTG
It contains:
- a CDS encoding ferredoxin reductase family protein, which translates into the protein MSIIARQETPDRRAGRAGHAARPRRLVLTAGDVILVVVINAALVVAMWVRHGALNQLGSPSAKLTAAGQLTALVGTYAALVQVLLMSRSPWLERRFGMDGLAQWHRWLGFSVTILISGHVILTTTGYAFGNGNSVLAEAWNLVTTYPYVLMATAATGLLIMVAVTSLRLARRRLTWETWRFLHLYAYLAIALAFGHELAVGTDFTDDAIARWYWIALYVAVGLCLLAFRVGHPWRMSLRHHLRVTQIVPEAPGVVSLYVTGRELDQLQARAGQYFRWRFLTRDGWWRTHPFSLSAPLNNRFLRLTVKGIGDDSRGLQGLHPGTRVAVEGPYGLFTAQRQRRPKVLLVAGGIGITPLRALIEEIPAKKNAIALIYRARSWEDVVFRDELEKLIRDRRGAIHYLIGQRGTPELPEDPLSEQTLRRLVPDVASRDIFVCGPASMMERVQGILRALGVPEQQIHFERFALL
- a CDS encoding FMN-binding protein, producing the protein MPTRAAVAIVATGIAVVLLFSFKTPAQARPRIPAADVSQASLTPTASATPSDSSAPTPTPSPTGATYKDGQYTGQDFPNQFGDTQVKVTIVGGRITDVQALQLPFDRQRSAEISQYASPRLQDEVLQAQTAQIDSLSGATYTSDSYAQSVQSALDQAHG
- a CDS encoding FAD:protein FMN transferase, whose amino-acid sequence is MTRRVRVEHIMGTAISIDLRDAGVEDEAVEGAFDWLREVDARFSPFQPESEISRLGRGELTLEECAVDVGEVVSQCEDLRLETGGVFNAWRWRPDGRLDPSGLVKGWSVERAAALLARAGARNFCINAGGDIVVRGKPEPGRSWRIGIRHPRDATALAAMLHATDLAVATSGNYERGDHIRDARTGMPNGELLSLTVAGPSLTLADAYATVGFAMGIAGVAWVAGRSGYSPYAVTREGRVKYTDPFAALLATAD
- the gndA gene encoding NADP-dependent phosphogluconate dehydrogenase, with translation MSVIAVVGLATMGMNLARNLARNGFGVSVYNRTTLRVDDFMKQFGAEGAFTAAHTPQELAAQLEKPRRILMMVKAGPPVDETIDHLVPHLEAGDILIDGGNSYFLDTVRRGKALEARGLRFIGTGVSGGEEGALLGPSIMPGGARDAYQRVEPMLTKISAHVDGEPCCTYIGPDGAGHYVKMVHNGIEYADIQLIAEAYDLLSHALNLGAEELSRIFAEWNRGDLESYLIQITSEVLAKRDRATGRPLVDVILDEAVQKGTGKWASQSALDLGIPVTTITEAVFARFLSALKADRQLASRTLAGPNGAMRDAAPGSLVDDVRSALYASKMVAYAQGFEQMQAASNEYGWDLKLGAIARIWRGGCIIRARFLNRITDAYAAEPALKNLLLAPYFRDAMASAQDAWRRVLGVAVDRGIPVPAFSSSLAYYDAYRRDRLPANLVQGLRDYFGAHSYKRVDREGSFHTRWAQDGEEVPIP
- a CDS encoding methylglyoxal synthase, whose protein sequence is MPKTSRLAIIAHDGKKADLVAFAVFNRDRLAEFKLVATSSTGKLLVEKVGLEVECLESGPVGGDVQIANRVVEGNVDAVIFMVDPLGQHPHDPDIQTLLRICNVANVPLATNSATADALIGSPLLTQLRAES
- a CDS encoding HAD family hydrolase, with the translated sequence MAEPVPALLFDLDGTLVDSVYQHVLAWHEVLAKAGMELSVWRIHRRIGMSGGLFVNALLRETGKKLSAEEAKRLLAQHAEAFVGRLGEVRPLPGAHDLLSRLTRQNVPWAIATSGSTKTAGPSIKLLGVEPKVVITREDVAHAKPDPDLFLAAAARLGVDIAHSIVFGDSVWDLLAAQRARALGVGLLSGGYGREELQQAGAYRVYEDPRDLLLHLDEVGVREPAGEPAAAGAAGGTPIVRASR
- a CDS encoding DedA family protein, producing the protein MLNFLARNLDSVLATYGYLAVFFFVGIESIGIPVPGETMLVTAAIYAGTTGKLSIFWVIVASSAGAIVGDNIGYVIGRTGGYRLLKRYGRYIRLEEKRLRLGQYLFHKHGPKVVFFGRFVSVLRIFAAFLAGVNRMHWRRFLIFNAAGGIIWSTIYGVAAYLLGQQLLRLSGTVDAVLAVVGVIVIIAVIVFLRRNEARLQREADAAMPGRVEAAR
- a CDS encoding MarR family transcriptional regulator, whose amino-acid sequence is MAVKVERKPKEALWSLLRDDAFASLRDDFTARVAECDLSLSQGKLIRELAKPESQRELARRLHYDPSNITSLADSLEERGLVERRADASDRRFRLLALTPAGERLRAALEELLAKPPHFLDRLTPAEQKQLLQLLAKLFETERRRSR
- a CDS encoding rhodanese-like domain-containing protein, whose protein sequence is MTFVPYWIDAAKAKETIEAGQAIVLDVTSPFIESAVRGRIPGAVRVSPRDLLDVNRHAADVVKGLPGLSHDKTIIAYCTCADEDASARLTRVLRGEGYDAWMLEGGLPAWRAAGYPMELNQAA
- a CDS encoding VOC family protein; protein product: MLERALVESTIPAKDLERARAFYAEKLGLTPTSEERIGLRYRLADGTRFRLFRSGGVASGAHTQMALMVEDVVAAVKELRSRGLTFEEYDSPGLKTTDGIADVGYARAAWFKDSEGNLIGISQPSP
- a CDS encoding Ku protein, whose protein sequence is MARAVWSGTISFGLVSVPVRLYPATRRKDVRFHEIDRSSGQRIRHQKVIEVAAATPTLPERLKRSLGTKAPLAWADGPGGGRVGVGGDPTPRPVTRDDVVKGFEVAKDRYVTVDREELEELAPERTRTIDVEQFVDASAVDPIYFDVSYYAVPDRDYERAYGLLVDAMRDTGKMAICWFVLRRKRYLAALRPHGRLMVLTTMFHADEILPAAGLEPSKPADLRKNEREMASLLINTLSGPFEPERYPDAYRQRLTALIEGRAASARPAGIGVPAGTGVQDLMSALRASVEQARQASKNRGKPAARRKRKSA
- a CDS encoding Tim44-like domain-containing protein, whose protein sequence is MPKFPPLEKDPFDTDDDIQRLAKVSGQSVTAQSRQQLLARDPSFDDASFLNQAKATFMTLQKARADRTLESFRTQLTDLMYNQWKARADAQSARHRRTVLTRLDIDTASIARILVEPDADIITVEFEGTVVIGALDERSGRMPTGTPIPDGFTEYWTFVRHPGNPNWLLDEVGGPADWRLAS
- a CDS encoding GNAT family N-acetyltransferase — protein: MVVRPAEREDRSQLLELIKGYFAFYRTPFPAVSKIATMLDLLERDPGLGVQLVAEEAGRLHGFASLYACLDTLVAERILVMNDLFVDPSLRNRGVGAALFDASLAYATVHGYARLDWVTAADNQGAQRFYDRHGGRRGPWVSYSATPSDHPDR